The following proteins are encoded in a genomic region of Halorhodospira halophila:
- a CDS encoding glycosyltransferase: MLTPKGNEMESNPFVSVIIPTYRDEKRLQKCLDALQNQTYPAEDFEIIIVDNDEKENNHFSIKLPDNAVLKKETTPGSYIARNTGIKHAGGQVFAFTDSDCVPDPEWLQNSVICLAKGNDRIAGRIVLFCTSKKRTIAEAYEILFSFNQKIMAKSGKSVTANMACWRYCFDYVGEFDATLFSGGDTEWSHRASGAGLNIVYAPHAIVKHPARKSLKDLLIKRKRTAGSFPITSKTTRQPVFLLKGFMPPFWEWRTIVYSKKITLYEKIALIPISYFLKIYNTCVKIAIIRGWTNPSRY, encoded by the coding sequence GTGTTGACGCCCAAGGGCAATGAAATGGAATCCAATCCTTTCGTTAGCGTTATCATACCCACGTATCGTGATGAGAAACGGCTGCAGAAATGCTTAGACGCGCTCCAAAATCAGACCTACCCTGCGGAAGACTTTGAGATAATTATTGTCGATAACGATGAGAAAGAAAATAACCATTTTTCAATAAAACTCCCTGATAACGCGGTTTTAAAGAAAGAAACGACCCCGGGATCGTACATCGCTAGGAATACGGGCATAAAGCACGCTGGAGGTCAAGTATTCGCTTTTACTGATTCGGACTGTGTGCCCGACCCAGAGTGGCTTCAAAACTCAGTAATTTGTCTAGCTAAAGGAAATGACCGGATTGCAGGACGTATAGTATTGTTCTGCACAAGCAAAAAAAGGACAATAGCGGAAGCCTACGAGATTCTGTTTTCGTTCAACCAAAAAATAATGGCTAAGTCCGGCAAATCCGTTACAGCGAATATGGCTTGCTGGCGTTACTGCTTCGATTACGTTGGCGAATTTGATGCCACCCTTTTCTCCGGCGGTGATACGGAGTGGAGCCATAGGGCATCAGGCGCAGGTTTAAACATCGTTTACGCCCCCCATGCTATAGTAAAACATCCCGCGCGCAAATCGCTCAAAGATCTTTTGATAAAGCGGAAGCGTACCGCTGGAAGTTTCCCGATAACATCAAAAACAACGAGACAACCGGTTTTTTTGCTCAAGGGTTTTATGCCGCCATTTTGGGAATGGCGCACAATTGTCTACTCAAAAAAAATTACTTTGTACGAGAAGATTGCGCTTATCCCGATCAGTTATTTTCTAAAAATTTATAATACCTGTGTCAAAATAGCGATCATACGCGGATGGACCAACCCCTCAAGATACTGA
- a CDS encoding class I SAM-dependent methyltransferase, translated as MKRALIRELQKRPELAEKTKRLLTAVGYDYQHWSRAAMYPHAFQLIEELGPQQLDVLEISAGERFGKLPFRSYTEANYPDYDICDGPLDQQFDLIIADQVFEHLLWPYRAGRNIYEMLRPGGYFFNATPFLVLVHEIPYDCTRWTETGMRYFLAECGFPLETTRTYSWGNRACVKANFTPWARRGWFGSLKNEPRYPVTVWALAQKPHGGAG; from the coding sequence ATGAAGAGGGCACTGATACGGGAGCTTCAAAAGCGGCCGGAGCTGGCCGAGAAAACGAAGCGACTCCTTACGGCCGTTGGCTACGACTATCAGCACTGGTCTCGGGCGGCGATGTATCCGCACGCCTTCCAGTTGATCGAGGAGCTCGGCCCGCAACAGCTGGATGTACTCGAGATCTCCGCAGGCGAGCGGTTCGGGAAGCTTCCTTTTCGCTCGTACACGGAGGCCAATTACCCGGACTACGACATCTGCGACGGGCCTCTGGACCAGCAATTCGACCTGATTATCGCCGACCAAGTGTTCGAGCACCTGCTCTGGCCCTATCGGGCTGGCCGGAACATCTACGAGATGCTGAGACCCGGTGGCTACTTCTTTAACGCCACGCCGTTTCTCGTCCTTGTCCACGAGATCCCCTACGACTGCACGCGGTGGACCGAGACCGGGATGCGTTATTTCCTGGCGGAATGCGGGTTCCCGCTGGAGACGACGCGGACGTACTCCTGGGGAAACCGGGCCTGCGTCAAGGCAAACTTCACACCCTGGGCGAGGCGGGGTTGGTTTGGCAGCCTGAAGAACGAGCCGCGCTACCCCGTCACGGTATGGGCCTTGGCACAGAAGCCTCACGGAGGGGCGGGATGA
- a CDS encoding glycosyltransferase family A protein: MSISICVLAHNEERLIERTLRSLEEACGDRAFKAHVIVNGSTDQSAAIVHRLAREDRRIVGHELETGDKANAWNYYVHELALDAPVHCFLDGDIRPGRGSIQHLAEALENNPDAYAAAALPGSGRSREQWSAELVNNHYLSGNLYAMSDQVITLMRRRGIRLPTGAKGEDGLLSYLFLTDLQGGKDDTHTRRIINPEKARFYFNSLSLSPADVRLYWRRLLRYSERHFQNQLLYATLKREGIAALPTHIRDVYTTDRVKMLRPRKRLLYFLSDRVVLNKLRNGSLFPQTKAKARQKT, from the coding sequence ATGAGCATCTCGATATGCGTCCTCGCCCATAACGAAGAGCGCCTGATCGAACGCACGCTCCGCAGCCTTGAGGAGGCTTGTGGGGATCGTGCCTTCAAGGCGCACGTAATCGTCAACGGCTCGACGGACCAATCCGCCGCCATCGTCCATCGGCTAGCCCGGGAGGATCGGCGAATCGTCGGCCACGAGCTCGAGACCGGGGACAAGGCCAACGCGTGGAACTACTATGTCCATGAGCTCGCACTGGACGCACCGGTCCACTGCTTTCTGGACGGAGACATCCGGCCGGGGCGGGGCAGCATCCAGCATCTTGCTGAAGCGTTGGAGAACAACCCTGATGCGTACGCGGCAGCGGCGCTGCCCGGGTCCGGCCGGAGCCGGGAGCAGTGGTCGGCCGAGCTTGTGAACAACCACTACCTGAGCGGGAACCTGTACGCGATGAGCGATCAAGTGATCACGCTTATGCGTCGCCGTGGGATTCGGCTGCCAACAGGCGCCAAAGGTGAGGATGGGTTGCTCAGCTATCTCTTCTTAACCGATTTGCAGGGCGGCAAAGACGATACACACACCCGACGTATCATCAATCCGGAAAAGGCCCGTTTCTACTTTAACTCGCTCTCTTTGTCCCCGGCGGATGTGAGGCTTTACTGGCGTCGCCTTCTACGATATAGCGAGCGCCATTTCCAGAATCAGTTGCTCTACGCCACCCTCAAGCGGGAGGGTATCGCCGCGCTCCCAACGCATATCCGTGACGTCTACACTACCGACCGGGTAAAAATGTTGCGGCCCCGAAAGCGGTTGCTCTACTTTCTTTCGGATCGTGTGGTTTTGAATAAGTTAAGAAACGGATCGCTTTTCCCGCAGACAAAAGCGAAGGCAAGGCAGAAAACATGA
- a CDS encoding ATP-grasp domain-containing protein, translated as MPPERALVLDGEEQSTLAIVRSLGRQGIAVTVGAADPAAISRCSRYAAAFFAYPDPLADPDGFLETLAEHVAHSRYELVIPVTELTTHPMARHRSLFTPFTRLALPEDAALETATDKAQTIALAQELGIPTPRTVTVTNAQELADCADAMHLPCVLKPVRSIAENGGGERTKMSVTYAYRRSELLELGERLLQRAPVLIQEHCAGQGVGIELLVDHGEVVHAFQHQRLHEVPLTGGGSSLRRSEAPEPELLERAQQLVRALGWHGVVMVEFKRDGAAGTPYLMEVNGRFWGSLPLAVAAGADFPWLLYQLLVHGRRPPPFTARPGHIGRKLQPDCYWYLLALSRHDPSPLIRWPSRGEIARSALLFLHPHHHIDAFYWRDPRPAAVDLGRTLGWFATMVTEHGSEAWQRYQQARPRRSLRVVRLASQARHVLFICHGNINRSAVAQRLMERDAAQTKVATESAGLLERGERPADPVMVSVAAEHGLDLEGWRSRTVTTEQMERADLVLAMELAHLRALGQRFPEHRAKMYLLSGLDPFGNTPTEIADPYGQPRSAYERCFRQVEHCLRNLSAACATSGAGGATDPRPGDGEAS; from the coding sequence ATGCCCCCTGAGCGAGCACTGGTCCTGGACGGCGAGGAACAATCCACGCTGGCCATCGTCCGTTCCCTGGGCCGCCAGGGTATCGCGGTCACGGTCGGCGCGGCCGATCCTGCGGCGATTTCCCGCTGCTCGCGCTATGCGGCTGCGTTCTTCGCTTATCCGGACCCGCTCGCCGATCCAGACGGCTTCCTGGAGACGCTAGCGGAGCATGTGGCGCACAGCCGCTATGAGCTCGTGATCCCGGTGACGGAGCTGACCACCCACCCGATGGCTCGCCACCGGTCGCTGTTCACCCCCTTCACGCGCTTGGCTCTTCCGGAAGACGCCGCCTTGGAGACGGCCACCGATAAGGCGCAAACCATCGCATTGGCCCAAGAACTCGGCATTCCCACGCCGCGAACCGTTACCGTTACCAACGCCCAGGAGTTGGCCGACTGCGCGGACGCCATGCACCTCCCCTGCGTCCTCAAGCCTGTCCGTTCCATTGCTGAAAACGGAGGCGGGGAACGGACCAAGATGAGTGTGACCTACGCCTATAGGCGATCGGAGCTCCTCGAGCTGGGGGAGCGCCTCCTGCAACGCGCACCCGTGCTCATTCAGGAGCACTGCGCCGGTCAGGGCGTGGGGATCGAACTCCTAGTCGATCACGGGGAGGTGGTCCACGCCTTCCAGCACCAGCGCCTGCACGAGGTGCCCCTGACCGGGGGCGGTAGCTCCCTGCGCCGCTCGGAGGCCCCGGAGCCAGAGCTGCTGGAGCGCGCGCAACAACTCGTGCGTGCGCTCGGCTGGCACGGCGTGGTGATGGTGGAGTTCAAGCGCGACGGTGCCGCAGGCACGCCCTACCTGATGGAGGTCAACGGGCGCTTCTGGGGATCGCTCCCCCTGGCCGTGGCGGCGGGCGCCGACTTCCCCTGGTTGCTCTATCAACTCCTGGTGCACGGCAGGCGCCCCCCGCCGTTCACCGCCCGACCTGGGCATATCGGGCGCAAGCTCCAGCCTGACTGCTACTGGTACCTGCTGGCGCTCTCCCGCCACGACCCGAGCCCACTTATCCGATGGCCCAGTCGTGGGGAGATCGCCCGGAGTGCGCTGCTGTTCCTGCACCCACACCATCACATCGACGCCTTTTACTGGCGCGATCCGCGCCCTGCGGCCGTCGACCTCGGGCGTACCCTGGGCTGGTTCGCGACGATGGTCACCGAGCACGGGAGCGAGGCGTGGCAGCGCTATCAGCAAGCGCGGCCCCGGCGGAGTCTGCGGGTTGTGCGTCTGGCCAGCCAGGCCCGCCACGTGCTCTTCATCTGCCACGGCAACATCAACCGAAGCGCCGTCGCGCAACGCCTGATGGAACGCGACGCCGCGCAGACGAAGGTGGCCACGGAATCCGCCGGACTACTGGAGCGCGGCGAGCGACCCGCAGATCCGGTCATGGTCTCGGTCGCCGCGGAGCACGGGCTCGACCTGGAGGGCTGGCGCTCGCGGACCGTCACCACCGAGCAGATGGAGCGCGCCGATTTGGTCCTGGCCATGGAACTGGCGCATCTGCGTGCGCTCGGCCAGCGGTTCCCGGAGCATCGGGCTAAGATGTACCTATTGAGCGGCCTCGATCCGTTCGGGAACACGCCGACCGAAATCGCCGACCCTTACGGTCAGCCCCGCAGCGCGTACGAGCGGTGCTTCCGGCAGGTCGAGCACTGCCTTCGCAACCTGAGTGCCGCATGTGCCACTAGCGGCGCAGGCGGAGCAACGGACCCACGGCCCGGGGATGGAGAGGCCTCATGA
- a CDS encoding acyl carrier protein → MTTEERVLAVLERTLELGGRTRSMDADTPLLGALPELDSMAVVLVIDALQRELEIEFEETDITAEAFATVGTLVALVETRQGR, encoded by the coding sequence ATGACGACCGAGGAGCGGGTTTTGGCTGTGCTGGAACGCACGCTTGAACTCGGGGGAAGGACGCGGTCCATGGACGCGGACACTCCACTGCTGGGCGCACTGCCCGAACTCGACTCCATGGCGGTGGTGCTCGTCATCGACGCCCTCCAGCGCGAGCTGGAAATCGAGTTCGAGGAGACGGACATCACCGCGGAGGCTTTCGCAACCGTCGGCACCCTGGTCGCCCTCGTCGAGACCCGGCAGGGGCGCTAG